The window GTTATACCTATAATTTTTGGTTGGGCAATTGTTTCCATTCCAGTTGGAATTGCACAACTTACAAACTCTGAGACGGCAAAATCCTTATTCTCAATGACCAGTCCATTAGTAATTACAATTTATGCAGTGTTGATTTTCTTCTTTACGTACTTTTATAGTGTTGTTGTCTTTGATCCAAAAGATATTGCACAGAATATTAAGAGCTACGGAGGTTACATTCCTGGTATAAGACCTGGAAAACCAACAGAACAATATATAACAAGAGTATTAAATAGAATAACATTTGTCGGAGCACTCTTTTTGGTAGCAATAGCACTTGTTCCTTATCTTGTTCAAGGTGTGACGGGGGTAAATATTTGGTTAGGTGGAACAAGTGCCTTGATTGCAGTTGGTGTGGCTCTTGACATAGCTCAACAAATGGAAGCACACTTGATTATGAGAAATTACGAAGGTTTTGTTAAAAAGGGTAAACTCCCAGGAAGGAGATGATAAATATGAATATGGTCTTCCTGGGGCCCCCCGGGGCAGGTAAAGGAACATATGCTAAAAGATTAGTAGAAATGCTCAATATACCACACATATCAACTGGTGATATGTTTAGAGAAGCAGTTGCTTCTAAAAGTGAGCTTGGAAAAAAGGTTGAGGAAATATTAAAACGCGGGGATCTAGTGCCAGATGATTTAACTAACTCAATTGTCAAAGATAGATTGTCTAAAGAAGATTGTAAAAATGGCTTTATCTTGGACGGTTTTCCAAGAACGGTAGCTCAAGCAAAAGCATTAGATGAAATAATGAGGTCGCTTGGAAAAGATTTAGATTATGTGATTTATTTTGAAGTTGATGAAGAGGAAGTAGTTAAAAGAATTAGTAATAGAAGAATATGTAGTAATTGTGGAAAGATATACAATTTAATTACACTACCTCCAAAGGTTGATGGAAAATGTGATGTCTGTGGTGGTAATCTTTACCAAAGAGAAGATGATAAAGAAGAAGTAGTAAGAAAAAGATACAAAGTTTATATGGAAAACACATATCCTGTAATAGAATATTATCAAAAATCTAACAAACTTTTTACAGTTAATGGTGCTTTAGATGTTGATTCAGTAATAAAAGAAGTATTAAATATTATCAGAAGGTGAGGAAGTTGATTTATATTAAATCAAAGGAAGAAATTGAAAAGATAAAAATAGCTTCTCAAGCGGTTGGAACTATATTATCAGAGGCTAAAAAAGTAGCAGTTGAAGGAGCTAGTGCTTGGGACATTGAGCTTCTTGCTGAAAAAATTTTGAAAGAGTTGAAATGTGCACCTGCATTTAAAGGTTATAACGGTTATCCATATATTACAACTGTTTCAGTAAATGACGAAGTTATTCATGGTTTTCCTTTGAAAAAGAAAGTGTTTAAAAAAGGGGATATAGTTTCAATAGATGTTGGTGCAATATATGAAGGGTACTATGGTGATGGAGCGTATACGTATATAATCGGTGAAACAGATGAGATTGGTACAAAGTTAGTAGAAGTCACAAAAAAGTCTTTGGAAATAGCTATAGAGACTGTAAGAGCTGGAATTAGATTAGGAGATGTATCATACGAGATACAAAAATATGTTGAAGAAAATGGATTTAATGTTGTTAGAGATTTTGTGGGGCATGGAGTCGGGAAAAAATTACACGAAGATCCTCAAATACCAAATTATGGTAAAAAAGGAACGGGAGTAATACTCAGAGAAGGTATGACAATTGCTATAGAACCAATGGTTACTGAAGGCGGCTGGCACGTAGTAATTTTGGATGATGGTTGGACTGTGGTTACTAAAGATGGGAAAAGAGCGGCACATTTTGAACACACATTGTTAGTAAAAAAGGATGGATGTGAAGTTTTAACCCGGCGGGGTGATGGATTTGTCGAATAAGGAAGATATTATTAAGATGGAAGGTACAATTGTTGAGGCTTTACCTAATGCAATGTTTAGAGTAGAGCTTGAAAACGGCCACAAAATCTTGGCACATATTAGTGGAAAAATGCGAAAGAATTTTATAAGGCTAGTGCCTGGAGACAAAGTTGTTGTTGAACTTACTATCTACGACTTAACTAAGGGAAGAATAGTCTATAGGAAAAAGTCATAAAAAGAAAGGAGAGAGGAACTATGAAAGTGCAATCCTCAGTAAAGAAAAGATGCGAGCATTGTAAGATAATAAAAAGAAAAGGAAGAGTATATGTAATTTGTAAAGTAAATCCAAAGCATAATCAGAAGCAGGGTTGAGGAGGGAGATAGATGGCTCGTATCGTCGGTGTTGAAATACCAAACGACAAGAAGGTAGAAATAGCGCTTACATATATATACGGTATTGGTAGAACAAGAGCAAAACAAATTTGTGAAGCAACAAATATTGATCCAGATAAAAGAGTTAGAGAATTAAACGATGAAGAAATAAGTAAAATAGCAACATACATTCAACAAAATTTCAAAGTTGAAGGTGAATTGAGAACTGAAGTTATGCAAAATATAAAAAGGCTAATTGACATTGGATGTTATAGAGGATTTAGACACAAATTGGGTTTGCCAGTTAGAGGTCAAAAAACAAAATCAAATGCAAGAACTAGAAAAGGTCCAAGACCAAGCAGAATCAAAAAGAAAAAATAGGGAGGGACATAAATGGCCAAAAAAACACGTAGAGTAGTAAAAAGAAAAAAGAAATTAACAGTTGATCGTGGAGTAGTTCACATAAAATCAACATATAACAATACAATAATTACTTTGACCGATCCAGATGGTAAAGTAATCACCTGGGGTAGTGGAGGAACTGCAGGATTTCAAGGAACAAGAAAAGGTACTCCATATGCAGCACAGCTTGCAGCTGACCAGGTTGCTAAAGAAGCAGTCAAGCTTGGTATGAAAAAAGTTGACATTTTGGTAAAAGGTCCAGGTTCAGGAAGAGAAGCTGCAATAAGAACATTCCAAGCAGCTGGACTCGAGATAGGAGTAATAAAAGATGTTACACCAATTCCATTCAATGGCTGTAGGCCAAAGAAGAAAAGAGTTTAAGGGAGGGAAATAAATGGCTAGATATACAGGTCCACAATGTAAACTTTGCAGACGCGAAGGAATGAAGTTGTACCTGAAAGGTGAAAGGTGCTTTACAGATAAATGTGCTTTTGATAGAAGACCTTTTGCTCCAGGTGATCATGGAAGAGACAAGAAAAAATTAACTCAATACGGAATTCAATTGAGGGCAAAACAAACAATGAAGAGAATTTACGGAGTTCTTGAAACGCAATTTAGAAGATATTATGAAACAGCTTCCAGAAAATCAGGAGATACCCGTGAAAATCTTGTAGTTCAAGTAGAAAGAAGACTCGATAACGTAGTATATAGACTCGGATTTGCAGTTAATAGAACAACTGCAAGGCAGCTAGTAAATCATGGACATGTTTTGGTAAATGGTAGAAAGGTTACTATTCCTTCTTACCAAGTAAGACCAGGTGATGTAATAGAAATAAGGGAAAAGAGTAGAGATATTTTACCAGTTAAAAACGCAATTGAGTTGAATAAAGATAAAAATAGAATGCCTTGGCTCACAGTTGATTATGAAAATTATAAAGGTACATACGAAAGAAATCCAAAACTAGAAGAAGTTATTGATCTTCCAGTTGATGTACAAGCAATTATCGAATTGTACTCGAGGTGATAAAATATGGAATTTGTTATGCCTAAAAGACTTAAGATGGAGGAGCACAAAGAATCGGATGATTACTATTATGCACGTTATGTGCTTTCTCCTCTTGAAAAAGGTTATGCTACAACAATTGGAAATACATTGAGAAGAGTTTTGCTATCTTCAATACCTTCTCTTGCAATAACGGATGTAAAATTTGTAAGGCCAGAAAAATATCATGAATTTGATACTATCGAAGGTGTAAAAGAAGATATTCTTGAGATTCTTTTAAATTTAAAAAAGGTTCAGCTTTCAATGGAAGATTATGTAGAAGAGCCAGTTGAGTTGACAATTCAACATAAAGGTGCTGGTGAGATAAAAGCAGGGGATATAATAGTCCCAGCAGGTGTGAGTGTAACAAATCCTAATTTACATATTGCAACTTTAAATGAAGATGCAGACCTAGAAATAAAGCTTTATGCAACTATAGGGAAAGGATTTGTACCTGCAGCAGAAAGAAACGAAAAACCTGATATAGGCTGGATAGTTTTAGATGGAGTTTATAACCCAGTTTTAAAAGTTAACTGGATTGCAGAGAATGTTAGGGTTGGTAAAAAAACAGACTATGATAAGTTAGTATTGGAAATATGGACAAAGAAAAACATTAAGCCATCAGATGCATTAAAGAAAGCTGTTAAAATAATAAATGATCACTTTAGGATTATTGAAGAAAGTTTCGGAGAATTTGATGAAGAAAATGATATCGCTGAAGTAAGTGAAGTAAGTACAGTTGAGGAAGAAGAAGTTGTTGATGAAAATGATATTTTGAGTAGAAAAATTGATGAGTTAGATTTATCAATGCGTGCACTAAATTGCTTAAAACGCGATAAAATTGAAACAATTGGTGATTTGTTGAGTAGAGGAGAAGAGGAACTATTGAAAATCAAAAATTTTGGTCAAAAATCACTTGATGAAGTAAAAGAAAAGTTGATGGAAAAGTTTGGGCTCAGCTTCGGAAAGGGGGAAAGTTGAAATGAGACATCGAATGAAAAGACACAGAATAGGTAGATATGGAAGTCATAGAAAAGCAACTTTAAGAAATCTCTCAAGAGAAATTGTTGAACACGGTAGTATAATTACAACAACTCCAAAGGCAAAGGCTGTACAAATTTTCTTTGAAAAGTTAATGACAAAGGCTGTAAAAGCAAAAAAAGCTGATAAAAAGGAAAGAGAAGTTGCATTGAGAAGAGAAATATTCAAAGCACTTGGAGATAGAAGATTGGTGAACAAATTAGTCGATGAAATTGCTCCAAAATACTTAGACAGACAAGGTGGATATACAGCAATTTATAAGGTTGGCCCAAGAAGAGGCGACGGTGCAGAAATGTCATTAATTAAGCTTGTAATAGAAGAGTAAGGGGGAATACCCCCTTTTTTACTCTTGAGGAGGTGCGGTATGGAAATTAAAGAACTTAGTGTTGATAAAAACATTGTGACAAAAGAATTTATATTTGATTCTGCAGAGATACAAAGAGCTGAAAAGAGAACATTAAACGAACTTAATAGAAAGTACACTATAGAGGGATTTAGGAAGGGTAAAGTTCCTCTTTCTGTTTTTAAAGCTAGATTTGGAAAGGATTTTTATGATTATTTTGTTTTCGAACAATTAGTTGAAGAAACATATAAATCATTTGAGGAAGAGTCAAATTTGTTACTTATACCAGAAATTGCAGAAAAAGAAATAAATAGTGAAAGTGCAAGAATAGTTGTTAATTTTCACAAAAAACCAGTAGCAAAAGTAGATTTTGAGAAAATTAAGGTGAAAGTAGCAAACAAAGATCAAGTTTTAGAAAATTATCTTGATTTAAGATTAAAAACATTAAGAGAGGAAAATGCAGTATTAGAGCCAAAAGAAGGACCAGCAGAGTTTGATGATTTAGTAAGAGTTAAGACATACGTAACTAACAAAGAAACGGGAAAGGTTTTGGTCGATGGTAATGAAGATGAGTATGTACTCTATAAAGATGATGAAAGACCTACGATTCAAAATCTTGTAGGACACAAAAAAGGCGATGTTGTTGAATTTGATAGAGAATTTCAAAAAGGTGAAGAAGAAAAAATAGTTTATAACTACAAAATAGAGATTTTAGATGTTTACAAGAGAATTCTTCCTGAACTTACCGATGAATTTGTAAAGAACAATTTGGCTGAAATGCATTTAGAAACACTTGATGAATTGAAAAATAAAATTTTAGAAGAAGGTACAAAAATATACGATGATGAAATAAAGCATTCAATTAGAGAGCAAATTCTTGCACAACTTCCAGAAGCAACAGAATTGTTTATTTCAGAAAAAACGATTGATTATGCAGTAAGATTGATTGTAAACAACATGAAAGAGGAAGGTAAATACGAAGAGTACGTAAAAAAATACGATAGTGAAGATAAGGCTAAAGAAGCAATTAGAGAATACTATGTTAGCGAATTGAAAAAGGAAGCAGCAATTGAAAAGATTGCTAAAGAATACAATATTGAAAGAAAAGCAACTGATGAAGAGCTTGAAAAATATGCAGAAATTCTTGCTCCATATTGGGGTATTAGTGTTGAAAGGGCAAAAGTATTAGTTAAAGAAAGGGCAGAAGTAAGAAATGAAGTAGAAAATATGATTTTTGTTGATAAGGTTTTAGATAAGATTTCAGAAAATGTTGAGAGGGAAATTGTTGATATAAACAAAGAAGGTGGCGAGGATGAAGGAAATAATTAATCAGTACGTTCCAATGGTTGTTGAAAGCAACGGAAAATATGAAAGAGCATACGATATATACTCAAGGCTTCTTAAAGATAGAATAGTATTTTTAGGAAGTGCAATAGATGATCATGTCGCTAATTTGGTTGTAGCCCAGCTCTTGTTTTTAGAAGCAGAAGATCCTGATAAAGATATTCAACTTTATATAAATTCGCCTGGTGGTTCTGTAAGTGCAGGGCTTGCTATATATGATACTATGCAGTATATAAAATGTGATGTTGCTACAATTTGTATAGGCCAAGCAGCATCTATGGGAGCTGTTTTGCTTGCTGGAGGTACAAAAGGAAAGAGATTTTCTTTGCCAAATAGCAGAATAATGATTCATCAACCACTTGGTGGAGCAGAAGGTCCTGCAAAAGATGTGGAGATAATGACAAAAGAGCTTTTAAGAATAAAAAATAAAATTAATGAGATACTAAGTTTTCATACGGGCCAACCAATCGAAAGAATTGAAAAAGACACAGATAGAGACTTTTTTATGACACCTGAGGAAGCTTTAGACTACGGTTTGATAGATAAGGTTATAAAACCGGAAGATAGAAAATGATTTATGGTATAATGTAGATGATAAGGATTTTTTGAAGGAGGTAAAAAAATGTCAGGTCACAACAAGTGGGCAAATATTAAGCACAGAAAAGCTGCCCAAGATGCGAAAAAATCAAAGATTTTTACAAAGTTGATTAGGGAAATTATAGTTGCTGCTAAAGAAGGTGGGGGAGATCCAGAAACAAACCCAAGATTAAGGGCAGTCTTAGAAAGAGCAAGAGCAGCAAATATGCCAAAAGATACTATTGAAAAATCAATAAAGAAAGGTACCGGAGAATTAGAAGGTGTAGATTATCAAGAAATCATATATGAGGCATATGCTCCAGCCGGAGTGGCACTCTACATTTATGCAATGACAGATAATAAAAATAGAACTGCTCAAGAGTTGAGACACCTTTTAAGTAAACACGGTGGTTCATTAGCAGAAAGTGGTTCAGTTGCATGGCTATTTGAAAGAAAAGGAATAATTGAAATTCCAAAAGAGAAAATTGCTGATTTTGAAGAATTTGCAATGGTTGCAATCGATGCTGGTGCAGAAGACATAATTGAAGATGATCCAATTCAAGTTATTACAGCTCCAGATATGTTAACTGAAGTAAAAGATAAATTAGCAGAAAACGGCTTTGAAGGTGAGGCAAAAGTAACATTTATTCCAAAAAATACCGTTAAAGTAACAGGTGCAGATGCTGAAAAAGTATTA of the Thermosipho africanus Ob7 genome contains:
- the map gene encoding type I methionyl aminopeptidase, giving the protein MIYIKSKEEIEKIKIASQAVGTILSEAKKVAVEGASAWDIELLAEKILKELKCAPAFKGYNGYPYITTVSVNDEVIHGFPLKKKVFKKGDIVSIDVGAIYEGYYGDGAYTYIIGETDEIGTKLVEVTKKSLEIAIETVRAGIRLGDVSYEIQKYVEENGFNVVRDFVGHGVGKKLHEDPQIPNYGKKGTGVILREGMTIAIEPMVTEGGWHVVILDDGWTVVTKDGKRAAHFEHTLLVKKDGCEVLTRRGDGFVE
- a CDS encoding DNA-directed RNA polymerase subunit alpha → MEFVMPKRLKMEEHKESDDYYYARYVLSPLEKGYATTIGNTLRRVLLSSIPSLAITDVKFVRPEKYHEFDTIEGVKEDILEILLNLKKVQLSMEDYVEEPVELTIQHKGAGEIKAGDIIVPAGVSVTNPNLHIATLNEDADLEIKLYATIGKGFVPAAERNEKPDIGWIVLDGVYNPVLKVNWIAENVRVGKKTDYDKLVLEIWTKKNIKPSDALKKAVKIINDHFRIIEESFGEFDEENDIAEVSEVSTVEEEEVVDENDILSRKIDELDLSMRALNCLKRDKIETIGDLLSRGEEELLKIKNFGQKSLDEVKEKLMEKFGLSFGKGES
- the rpsD gene encoding 30S ribosomal protein S4 codes for the protein MARYTGPQCKLCRREGMKLYLKGERCFTDKCAFDRRPFAPGDHGRDKKKLTQYGIQLRAKQTMKRIYGVLETQFRRYYETASRKSGDTRENLVVQVERRLDNVVYRLGFAVNRTTARQLVNHGHVLVNGRKVTIPSYQVRPGDVIEIREKSRDILPVKNAIELNKDKNRMPWLTVDYENYKGTYERNPKLEEVIDLPVDVQAIIELYSR
- a CDS encoding adenylate kinase, with protein sequence MNMVFLGPPGAGKGTYAKRLVEMLNIPHISTGDMFREAVASKSELGKKVEEILKRGDLVPDDLTNSIVKDRLSKEDCKNGFILDGFPRTVAQAKALDEIMRSLGKDLDYVIYFEVDEEEVVKRISNRRICSNCGKIYNLITLPPKVDGKCDVCGGNLYQREDDKEEVVRKRYKVYMENTYPVIEYYQKSNKLFTVNGALDVDSVIKEVLNIIRR
- the infA gene encoding translation initiation factor IF-1, with translation MDLSNKEDIIKMEGTIVEALPNAMFRVELENGHKILAHISGKMRKNFIRLVPGDKVVVELTIYDLTKGRIVYRKKS
- the rpsK gene encoding 30S ribosomal protein S11, whose amino-acid sequence is MAKKTRRVVKRKKKLTVDRGVVHIKSTYNNTIITLTDPDGKVITWGSGGTAGFQGTRKGTPYAAQLAADQVAKEAVKLGMKKVDILVKGPGSGREAAIRTFQAAGLEIGVIKDVTPIPFNGCRPKKKRV
- a CDS encoding YebC/PmpR family DNA-binding transcriptional regulator, which produces MSGHNKWANIKHRKAAQDAKKSKIFTKLIREIIVAAKEGGGDPETNPRLRAVLERARAANMPKDTIEKSIKKGTGELEGVDYQEIIYEAYAPAGVALYIYAMTDNKNRTAQELRHLLSKHGGSLAESGSVAWLFERKGIIEIPKEKIADFEEFAMVAIDAGAEDIIEDDPIQVITAPDMLTEVKDKLAENGFEGEAKVTFIPKNTVKVTGADAEKVLKLVSVLEDNDDVQEVYANFEIDDKELEEIMSKLEG
- a CDS encoding trigger factor, with amino-acid sequence MEIKELSVDKNIVTKEFIFDSAEIQRAEKRTLNELNRKYTIEGFRKGKVPLSVFKARFGKDFYDYFVFEQLVEETYKSFEEESNLLLIPEIAEKEINSESARIVVNFHKKPVAKVDFEKIKVKVANKDQVLENYLDLRLKTLREENAVLEPKEGPAEFDDLVRVKTYVTNKETGKVLVDGNEDEYVLYKDDERPTIQNLVGHKKGDVVEFDREFQKGEEEKIVYNYKIEILDVYKRILPELTDEFVKNNLAEMHLETLDELKNKILEEGTKIYDDEIKHSIREQILAQLPEATELFISEKTIDYAVRLIVNNMKEEGKYEEYVKKYDSEDKAKEAIREYYVSELKKEAAIEKIAKEYNIERKATDEELEKYAEILAPYWGISVERAKVLVKERAEVRNEVENMIFVDKVLDKISENVEREIVDINKEGGEDEGNN
- the rpmJ gene encoding 50S ribosomal protein L36 — encoded protein: MKVQSSVKKRCEHCKIIKRKGRVYVICKVNPKHNQKQG
- the rpsM gene encoding 30S ribosomal protein S13; this encodes MARIVGVEIPNDKKVEIALTYIYGIGRTRAKQICEATNIDPDKRVRELNDEEISKIATYIQQNFKVEGELRTEVMQNIKRLIDIGCYRGFRHKLGLPVRGQKTKSNARTRKGPRPSRIKKKK
- the rplQ gene encoding 50S ribosomal protein L17, with the translated sequence MRHRMKRHRIGRYGSHRKATLRNLSREIVEHGSIITTTPKAKAVQIFFEKLMTKAVKAKKADKKEREVALRREIFKALGDRRLVNKLVDEIAPKYLDRQGGYTAIYKVGPRRGDGAEMSLIKLVIEE
- the clpP gene encoding ATP-dependent Clp endopeptidase proteolytic subunit ClpP, whose protein sequence is MKEIINQYVPMVVESNGKYERAYDIYSRLLKDRIVFLGSAIDDHVANLVVAQLLFLEAEDPDKDIQLYINSPGGSVSAGLAIYDTMQYIKCDVATICIGQAASMGAVLLAGGTKGKRFSLPNSRIMIHQPLGGAEGPAKDVEIMTKELLRIKNKINEILSFHTGQPIERIEKDTDRDFFMTPEEALDYGLIDKVIKPEDRK